ACCGTCACTGGTTCAACCAATCCGATTACCCTGACCTACACACCTGCGTCTACAGGTTACTATCAGATTAAGGTTCGGAATAACAGTTCGACCAATCCGTCACAAAAGGTGTGGGTAAAAGCCACCTACACTGCACCACGTGTGGTTGCCGTTGCCAGCTTTACCAAGGATGATGCCGATATGGGCATGACCGAAGGTGAAGACACCGAAGTGGCCAACAGTCTGTCGCTGAACCAGAACTACCCGAATCCGTTTAACCCGACTACGAATATCACCTTTAACCTGCCCTCCGAAATGGCAGTCAAACTGGTGGTCTTCAATGCATTGGGTCAGGTGGTTACCACGCTGGCTGATGAAACCATGCCATCCGGTACGCACACCCGTCAGTTTAATGCAGAAGGTCTGTCTTCAGGTGTGTATTTCTACAAACTCATTACCCCGGTTGGCACACAGAGCCAGAAGATGATTCTGACGAAGTAAACGTCTCCCCGGTATGTCGTTAAAAAAGGCGGTCCTCTGACCGCCTTTTTTGTTTCTGTTGGAACCAGACGGGACCAATTCTGAATTCAGGTGGTAACTTTCTACCTTTATTCACCATGTTTTACTGGCTTGAAATCACCGGAACTGTTGTATTTGCCATTTCAGGCGTGATGGCAGCTGCCGAAAAGCGGCTCGATATTTTCGGCGCGCTCGTTATTGCCTTTGTCACCGCACTGGGTGGGGGAACCATCCGTGATCTTCTCCTGAACAAGTACCCCATTTTCTGGATGGATCAGTCCCTGTATCTCTGGCTGATTCTCGGGAGCACCATTGCCGTCTTTTTTTTCGTGAGAAATCTTCAGCCGGTTTATCATTACTTTCTCATTCCGGATGCAGTCGGACTGGGGTTGTTCACCCTGATCGGAATTCAGAAGGCCGAATTATTGGGGGCGGTTCCCTCGGTCTGTGTGATTATGGGGGTGATTACGGCTGCCGGAGGTGGGATTATCCGTGATCTGCTTCTGG
The nucleotide sequence above comes from Bacteroidota bacterium. Encoded proteins:
- a CDS encoding trimeric intracellular cation channel family protein → MFYWLEITGTVVFAISGVMAAAEKRLDIFGALVIAFVTALGGGTIRDLLLNKYPIFWMDQSLYLWLILGSTIAVFFFVRNLQPVYHYFLIPDAVGLGLFTLIGIQKAELLGAVPSVCVIMGVITAAGGGIIRDLLLGTTPAIFHNREIYATACFLGAGVYFSLQKTDLSPEWISLLTIGAITLIRLASLYFGWRMPRLKKVTRDSG